A DNA window from Helianthus annuus cultivar XRQ/B chromosome 15, HanXRQr2.0-SUNRISE, whole genome shotgun sequence contains the following coding sequences:
- the LOC110911060 gene encoding phosphatidylinositol 3,4,5-trisphosphate 3-phosphatase and protein-tyrosine-phosphatase PTEN1, translating into MGANASTLNHDALATQYQLINYVSHSIFIRRLVSQKRRRLLVGGYDLDMSYITPRILGMSFPAERMMAIYRNPMWQVKEVLEMRHRGHYKVYNLCIEEDYDPSHFNGCVERCPFDDNHVPPLPLIKQLCESVHSWLSSDPKNIVAIHCMAGKGRTGLMVCSYLVYTGMLAEEALQVYADKRTTNNLGVTIPSQRRYVNYWQKCLSFREGCPPDVNIPEPSSRVLQRIRIYDANVQTIFFVLSEMQEVPGQLYRPSTHKCKNYCSRKIKDSGIDNFLYAFIKEDVVTSEQEKSDEMNYLDCCFDKTLQVTGDVRVTFYEKNVGGRLFYACFNTAFIENSLLQFSILELDKVGSKAKSIAGPEFRVELHFGPADPNQLFSAPSDGDDDPSDGGDC; encoded by the exons ATGGGAGCGAATGCTTCTACACTCAATCACGATGCTTTAGCTACGCAGTATCAACTGATCAATTATGTATCACATAGTATATTTATACGTAGGCTAGTGTCTCAAAAAAGAAGGCGGCTGTTAGTTGGTGGTTATGATCTCGATATGTCTTATATTACCCCTCGTATATTAGGCATGTCATTTCCTGCAGAGCGAATGATGGCCATATATCGCAATCCTATGTGGCAGGTTAAGGAAGTTTTGGAAATGAGACATCGTGGACACTATAAG GTGTATAACTTATGTATAGAGGAAGATTATGATCCATCCCATTTTAATGGCTGTGTGGAGCGATGCCCGTTCGATGATAATCATGTGCCACCCCTCCCATTGATCAAGCAATTATGTGAAAGTGTTCATTCGTGGCTTTCAAGTGACCCGAAGAATATTGTTGCCATTCATTGCATG GCAGGTAAAGGGCGTACAGGTTTGATGGTATGTTCTTACTTGGTCTACACTGGCATGTTAGCCGAGGAAGCTCTTCAGGTTTATGCAGATAAAAGGACGACAAATAATCTTGGA GTGACGATACCAAGTCAACGCCGCTATGTTAACTACTGGCAAAAATGTCTTTCATTCCGTGAAGGCTGTCCTCCAGATGTGAACATTCCTGAACCAAGTAGCAGGGTGTTGCAGCGGATTCGAATTTACGATGCAAATGTACAAACGATCTTCTTTGTTTTGTCTGAAATGCAAGAG GTTCCTGGGCAACTTTATCGTCCATCTACACATAAATGTAAGAACTATTGCTCCAGAAAGATAAAAGACAGTGGCATTGACAATTTTCTTTACGCATTCATCAAGGAAGATGTCGTCACCTCAGAGCAAGAAAAATCTGATGAAATGAACTATCTTGACTGCTGCTTTGATAAAACATTACAG GTTACTGGTGATGTTCGGGTCACATTTTATGAAAAGAATGTCGGGGGTCGTCTCTTTTACGCTTGTTTCAATACTGCTTTCATCGAAAACAGCTTGCTACAG TTTTCCATATTGGAATTGGATAAAGTTGGCAGTAAGGCAAAATCAATAGCAGGTCCCGAGTTCCGTGTGGAGTTGCACTTTGGTCCAGCTGACCCTAACCAATTGTTCTCAGCTCCATCTGATGGTGATGATGATCCGAGCGATGGGGGAGACTGCTGA